The Pleuronectes platessa chromosome 11, fPlePla1.1, whole genome shotgun sequence genome includes a window with the following:
- the noxred1 gene encoding NADP-dependent oxidoreductase domain-containing protein 1, with amino-acid sequence MGDVTAGLNSLTTDPGFTEDEETVKHLRARAAGLTFSGCAHALYLCKLVRSLRCAVTPAAGDGDLSVAILGAGHLGKQLLLSLLEMTDIKPSHIKVSTRRPKSAGVEFVPTGVECFFDNRRLAAWADVLFLCCLPSHLPRVCCHLRSHLSKHCLVYSFISAVPVTRLAELLGHDFILKPQYEFVGGDAADVWLSCSSLSKALKDPSLIEASCPLTVSGGISLSENWFCAVLCSLLNICTSAGLRSSDALSRINRLFEGTWTNVVQFTTSSFIGSSQASSLREDEPFPWISLTDAQTKETPLLKFLLSNECVQQCVSAAYKSLLLTPGNLHTHTLK; translated from the exons ATGGGGGACGTCACTGCTGGTCTGAACAGTTTGACCACTGACCCTGGATTCACCGAGGATGAGGAGACGGTAAAACACTTGCGTGCACGCGCGGCTGGACTGACATTTAGCGGGTGCGCGCACGCTCTGTACCTGTGTAAACTCGTCCGTTCACTGAGGTG TGCTGTGAcacctgcagcaggagatggtgACCTCTCTGTGGCGATATTGGGAGCAGGTCACCTGGGTAAacagctgctcctctccctcctggaAATGACCGACATCAAACCATCACATATCAAGGTTTCCACCAGAAGACCTAAATCTGCAG GAG tggaATTTGTCCCGACCGGTGTCGAGTGTTTCTTCGACAATCGCAGACTGGCAGCATGGGCAGACGTCCTGTTCCTCTGCTGTCTGCCCTCTCACCTCCCCAGAGTCTGTTGCCATCTCCGCTCTCATCTGTCAAAACACTGCCTGGTGTACAGCTTCATCTCTGCTGTGCCTGTCACCAG ATTGGCTGAGCTTCTCGGACACGACTTCATTCTGAAACCGCAGTATGAGTTTGTTGGTGGTGATGCTGCAGACGTATGGCTCTCGTGCTCTTCTCTGTCCAAGGCTTTGAAAGATCCTTCACTGATAGAGGCATCGTGTCCTCTCACCGTGAGCG GTGGGATTTCTCTGAGCGAGAACTGGttctgtgcagtgttgtgcagcCTGCTGAACATCTGCACCTCTGCTGGTCTGAGATCCAGTGACGCTCTCTCCCGGATAAACAGACTCTTTGAGGGGACATGGACGAACGTCGTGCAATTCACCACGAGCAGTTTCATCGGTTCTTCTCAAGCATCCTCCCTCCGCGAAGATGA GCCTTTTCCCTGGATTTCCCTCACTGATGCTCAGACCAAGGAGACACCACTGCTGAAGTTTCTGTTAAGTAATGAATGTGTGCAGCAGTGCGTCTCTGCAGCGTACAAATCACTGCTGCTGACACCAGGAaacttacacactcacactttaaAGTAA
- the tmed8 gene encoding protein TMED8: MERLEATSELQSRLSSLSFSSFPGVTSNQCDTSPLESLQNTDLSKSQPQTDDQADMEEIKEDSGQRSEGNEEAPAEPAPGDGGEENNSTGSCQLSTEMKPQMPPLEPPTTWTSATLKELKAKLRSEPDSVVTVYRGDIMTVHIPTVPEAKKVSWEFATDGYDIGFGIYFDWTPVTNRSITVHISESSDDEDEEEDLEGPVSNGDVEKGSKTQTNSNLAEILPVYRQDSHLSVFGGSHDFPGEGTYLLKFDNSYSLWRNKTLYYRVYYSA; this comes from the exons ATGGAGAGATTGGAGGCGACATCAGAGCTCCAGTCCCGGCTGTCATCCCTCTCCTTCTCGTCTTTCCCCGGGGTAACATCCAACCAGTGCGACACCAGCCCGCTGGAAAG TCTCCAGAATACAGATCTGTCAAAGAGCCAACCCCAAACAGACGACCAGGCTGACATGGAGGAAATCAAGGAGGATTCGGGGCAGCGTTCAGAG GGTAACGAAGAGGCCCCTGCTGAGCCGGCCCCGGGGGACGGAGGCGAGGAGAACAACAGCACTGGGAGCTGTCAACTCTCCACTGAGATGAAAC CCCAGATGCCGCCCCTGGAGCCGCCGACAACATGGACATCTGCGacactgaaggagctgaaggcgAAGCTCCGATCGGAGCCGGACAGCGTGGTGACGGTGTACCGGGGCGACATCATGACGGTTCACATCCCCACTGTCCCCGAGGCCAAGAAAGTGAGCTGGGAGTTCGCCACAGACGGTTACGACATTGGCTTTGGCATCTACTTTGACTGGACTCCTGTCACAAACCGGTCCATCACGGTGCACATCAGTGAGTCAAGTGACgacgaggatgaagaggaggacctGGAAG GGCCTGTCAGTAACGGAGACGTGGAGAAGGGCTCCAAAACCCAAACCAACTCAAACCTTGCCGAAATCTTACCGGTCTATCGCCAGGACAGTCACTTGTCCGTCTTCGGGGGGAGCCACGATTTTCCAGGTGAAGGAACCTACCTGCTGAAGTTCGACAACTCATACTCACTGTGGCGAAATAAAACGCTTTACTACAGGGTTTATTACAGTGCCTGA
- the zgc:163014 gene encoding uncharacterized protein zgc:163014, producing the protein MVKMNFYVLWSLRDAPRQFISKSTRRCFQVHVPLPLPKQLVIFGVGEWRGGDTATISVEVVVSAELQAQRIGTLTSQARCLTWEGDWSPDIASVAAERGRRGVYGKIVLTVCEEDESGVLSSTPLAQRKCLFPEQHNATDLCSTLHHAAENDTITTNSSQMCDSVSFAEIQVSKIYTSSITVGNKHTAWPTEKTPRRTVISKRGHMTWSSEDMDSLTEDIDQASSPKKKRLYRMNSKEGLTAQIKGDNRKVSVCPSRRWSHTMCLSDPDTAVLIGGETADQNYCKDSLWKLELDSDFWFPMNSSASGPVPLCARGHSATYDPDSKSVFVYGGLREGQRYSEMYILNTLTWKWKLVTAKGNIPTLAYHSALFYKKELFVFGGVHPGHSSGEKSCSNALYIFNPEFELWYQPIVEGDKPLPRFGHSATLLSQKLMIFGGRKTATYLNDLHVLDLGFMEYTAVKCGNMPPLPRGFHAAVPVSDNRILISGGCSSIGTLQDVHVFSTDTNMWSSVASPVLCSKPRAGHSMLSLSCSVLTDTEKHEPSENVRVYCTVLVFGGSDCSGSFYNDTLKCTVEVPGGK; encoded by the exons atggtgAAGATGAACTTCTACGTGCTCTGGTCTCTGCGTGACGCTCCACGCCAGTTCATCAG CAAATCCACCCGGAGATGTTTCCAGGTCCACGTGCCGCTGCCGCTGCCCAAACAGCTCGTCATCTTCGGCGTGGGCGAGTGGAGAGGAGGTGACACCGCCACCATctcagtggaggtggtggtcaGTGCGGAGCTGCAGGCCCAGAGGATCGGGACCCTGACATCTCAGGCAAG GTGTCTTACCTGGGAGGGAGACTGGAGCCCGGACATCGCCTCTGTGGCGGCAGAGAGGGGCCGGAGAGGAGTTTATGGCAAGATTGTTCTCACAGTGTGTGAAGAG GATGAATCCGGCGTCCTCAGCAGCACTCCTCTGGCTCAAAGGAAGTGTCTGTTCCCGGAGCAGCACAATGCAACGGATCTCTGCAGCACTCTGCACCACGCTGCTGAAAATGATACg ATTACAACCAACTCCTCGCAGATGTGTGACAGTGTTTCTTTTGCCGAGATCCAAGTGAGCAAAATTTACACCAGTTCCATCACAGTgggcaacaaacacacagcttggCCCACG GAGAAGACACCGAGGCGGACGGTGATCAGTAAAAGAGGCCACATGACCTGGAGCTCTGAGGACATGGACAGTCTCACTGAGGACATAGACCAGGCTTCAAGCCCAAAGAAAAAAAGGCTGTACAGGATGAACAGCAAGGAAGGACTGACGGCGCAGATAAAGGGTGACAACAGAAAAG TTTCAGTGTGTCCATCGAGGCGCTGGAGCCACACGATGTGTCTGAGCGACCCCGACACCGCCGTCCTAATCGGCGGAGAGACGGCAGATCAAAACTACTGCAAGGATTCCCTGTGGAAGCTTGAGTTAG ACAGTGACTTCTGGTTCCCCATGAACTCCTCTGCCTCTGGACCTGTTCCACTTTGTGCCCGAGGACACTCTGCGACCTACGACCCAGACTCCAAGTCGGTGTTTGTGTACGGGGGCCTGAGGGAGGGTCAGCGCTACAGCGAGATGTACATCCTCAACACTCTGACCTGGAAGTGGAAGCTTGTCACT GCAAAGGGGAACATTCCAACTCTGGCGTATCACTCTGCACTGTTCTATAAGAAGGAGCTGTTTGTGTTCGGTGGAGTCCATCCGGGACATTCGTCTGGGGAGAAGTCCTGCAGCAATGCTCTGTACATCTTCAACCCAGAGTTTGAGCTCTGGTACCAGCCAATCGTGGAGGGCGACAAACCTCTGCCTCGGTTTGG GCACTCAGCCACGCTTCTCTCACAGAAGTTGATGATATTTGGTGGCAGGAAGACTGCAACCTACCTCAATGATCTCCACGTTCTAGATCTGG GATTTATGGAGTACACAGCTGTGAAGTGTGGGAACATGCCCCCGTTGCCTCGAGG GTTTCATGCGGCGGTCCCAGTTTCAGACAACAGGATTTTAATCAGTGGCGGTTGCAGTTCAATCGGAACGCTCCAAGACGTACACGTCTTCAGCACTG ATACCAACATGTGGAGTTCGGTGGCGTCTCCCGTGCTTTGCTCCAAACCTCGTGCTGGACACAGCATGCTGAGTTTGAGCTGCTCCGTCCTGACCGACACCGAGAAGCACGAGCCGAGTGAAAACGTCAGAGTTTACTGCACAGTGCTGGTGTTTGGTGGGTCCGACTGCTCCGGTTCCTTCTACAACGACACACTTAAGTGCACAGTGGAGGTTCCTGGAGGAAAGTGA
- the gstz1 gene encoding maleylacetoacetate isomerase isoform X3, with protein sequence MDTSEAPAPGGFASLTEQYKSLNPMQQVPAVEIDGITLSQSLAVIQYIEETRPGPRLLPADPKKRAQVRMISDVIASGIQPLQNLYVIQKMGAEKVPWAQQFITRGFQALEPILKQTAGRYCVGDEISMADICLVPQVYNAERFKVDVEQFPTINRLNQTLIEIEAFKVSHPSCQPDTPSDLRT encoded by the exons ATGGATACTTCAGAAGCTCCTGCTCCTGGAGGGTTCGCATCG CTCACTGAACAGTACAAATCCTTAAACCCCATGCAACAAGTGCCTGCAGTGGAAATCGATGGCATCACCCTTTCtcagtca CTGGCAGTGATCCAGTACATCGAGGAAACCAGGCCAGGACCCCGCCTCCTTCCTGCAGACCCCAAGAAACGGGCCCAGGTCCGGATGATCAGTGATGTCATTGCCTCTGGGATACAGCCACTGCAG AACTTGTATGTGATCCAGAAAATGGGAGCAGAGAAAGTGCCTTGGGCTCAGCAATTCATCACTCGTGGTTTCCAAG CTCTGGAGCCCATTCTGAAGCAAACGGCAGGAAGATACTGTGTCGGCGATGAG ATTTCCATGGCCGACATCTGCTTGGTCCCACAAGTCTACAATGCAGAGAG GTTCAAGGTGGACGTCGAGCAGTTCCCAACCATCAATAGGTTAAATCAAACCCTAATTGAAATCGAGGCTTTCAAAGTGAGCCACCCGTCTTGCCAACCAGACACACCTTCCGATCTTCGCACATAA
- the gstz1 gene encoding maleylacetoacetate isomerase isoform X1, which yields MHLSPVCLAKPVLHGYFRSSCSWRVRIAFALKGIEYDQVPVNLIKDGGQQLTEQYKSLNPMQQVPAVEIDGITLSQSLAVIQYIEETRPGPRLLPADPKKRAQVRMISDVIASGIQPLQNLYVIQKMGAEKVPWAQQFITRGFQALEPILKQTAGRYCVGDEISMADICLVPQVYNAERFKVDVEQFPTINRLNQTLIEIEAFKVSHPSCQPDTPSDLRT from the exons ATGCACCTGTCCCCAGTTTGCCTCGCCAAG CCTGTTCTTCATGGATACTTCAGAAGCTCCTGCTCCTGGAGGGTTCGCATCG CTTTTGCTCTTAAAGGAATAGAGTACGACCAGGTTCCAGTCAATCTGATCAAAGATGGAGGTCAGCAG CTCACTGAACAGTACAAATCCTTAAACCCCATGCAACAAGTGCCTGCAGTGGAAATCGATGGCATCACCCTTTCtcagtca CTGGCAGTGATCCAGTACATCGAGGAAACCAGGCCAGGACCCCGCCTCCTTCCTGCAGACCCCAAGAAACGGGCCCAGGTCCGGATGATCAGTGATGTCATTGCCTCTGGGATACAGCCACTGCAG AACTTGTATGTGATCCAGAAAATGGGAGCAGAGAAAGTGCCTTGGGCTCAGCAATTCATCACTCGTGGTTTCCAAG CTCTGGAGCCCATTCTGAAGCAAACGGCAGGAAGATACTGTGTCGGCGATGAG ATTTCCATGGCCGACATCTGCTTGGTCCCACAAGTCTACAATGCAGAGAG GTTCAAGGTGGACGTCGAGCAGTTCCCAACCATCAATAGGTTAAATCAAACCCTAATTGAAATCGAGGCTTTCAAAGTGAGCCACCCGTCTTGCCAACCAGACACACCTTCCGATCTTCGCACATAA
- the gstz1 gene encoding maleylacetoacetate isomerase isoform X2, producing MASPAKPVLHGYFRSSCSWRVRIAFALKGIEYDQVPVNLIKDGGQQLTEQYKSLNPMQQVPAVEIDGITLSQSLAVIQYIEETRPGPRLLPADPKKRAQVRMISDVIASGIQPLQNLYVIQKMGAEKVPWAQQFITRGFQALEPILKQTAGRYCVGDEISMADICLVPQVYNAERFKVDVEQFPTINRLNQTLIEIEAFKVSHPSCQPDTPSDLRT from the exons ATGGCATCTCCAGCCAAG CCTGTTCTTCATGGATACTTCAGAAGCTCCTGCTCCTGGAGGGTTCGCATCG CTTTTGCTCTTAAAGGAATAGAGTACGACCAGGTTCCAGTCAATCTGATCAAAGATGGAGGTCAGCAG CTCACTGAACAGTACAAATCCTTAAACCCCATGCAACAAGTGCCTGCAGTGGAAATCGATGGCATCACCCTTTCtcagtca CTGGCAGTGATCCAGTACATCGAGGAAACCAGGCCAGGACCCCGCCTCCTTCCTGCAGACCCCAAGAAACGGGCCCAGGTCCGGATGATCAGTGATGTCATTGCCTCTGGGATACAGCCACTGCAG AACTTGTATGTGATCCAGAAAATGGGAGCAGAGAAAGTGCCTTGGGCTCAGCAATTCATCACTCGTGGTTTCCAAG CTCTGGAGCCCATTCTGAAGCAAACGGCAGGAAGATACTGTGTCGGCGATGAG ATTTCCATGGCCGACATCTGCTTGGTCCCACAAGTCTACAATGCAGAGAG GTTCAAGGTGGACGTCGAGCAGTTCCCAACCATCAATAGGTTAAATCAAACCCTAATTGAAATCGAGGCTTTCAAAGTGAGCCACCCGTCTTGCCAACCAGACACACCTTCCGATCTTCGCACATAA